From the Manis javanica isolate MJ-LG chromosome 11, MJ_LKY, whole genome shotgun sequence genome, one window contains:
- the LOC108393662 gene encoding olfactory receptor 5D14: MAARNLSVETSFALLGFTDYPWLQIPLFLVFLMMYIITVAGNLGMIVIIKINPKFHTPMYFFLSHLSFVDFCYSSIITPKLLENLVMADKSIFYFSCMLQYFLSCTAVVTESFLLAVMAYDRFVAICNPLLYTVAMSQRLCALLVSGSYLWGMFGPLVLLLWALQLNFSGRNIINHFFCEYTALIAVSSSDTRIPHLLLFSFATFNEVSTLLIILASYIFIFVTVLNIRSASGRHKAFSTCASHLTAITIFHGTILSLYCVPNSKNSRQTVKVASVFYTVVNPMLNPLIYSLRNKDVKDAFRELIDTKVPFRGTHLKRCV, translated from the coding sequence ATGGCTGCAAGAAATCTGAGTGTGGAGACAAGCTTTGCCCTCTTGGGTTTCACAGATTACCCATGGCTTCAGATTCCTCTCTTCCTAGTGTTTCTGATGATGTACATTATCACTGTGGCAGGAAATCTTGGCATGATAGTAATCATCAAGATTAACCCCAAATTTCACactcccatgtactttttccttagCCACCTTTCTTTCGTTGATTTTTGTTACTCTTCTATCATTACTCCCAAGCTGCTTGAGAATTTGGTCATGGCTGATAAAAGCATCTTCTACTTCAGCTGCATGTTGCAGTACTTCCTGTCCTGCACGGCTGTAGTGACTGAGTCCTTCTTGCTGGCGGTGATGGCCTATGATCGCTTTGTGGCCATCTGTAACCCTCTGCTTTATACAGTGGCCATGTCACAGAGGCTCTGTGCCCTGCTGGTGTCTGGGTCATACCTCTGGGGTATGTTTGGCCCTTTGGTACTCCTTTTATGGGCTCTTCAACTGAACTTCTCTGGACGGAACATAATCAACCACTTTTTCTGTGAATATACGGCTCTCATTGCTGTCTCAAGCTCTGACACACGCATTCCCCATCTGCTGCTCTTTAGCTTTGCCACCTTCAACGAGGTGAGCACACTGCTGATCATCCTCgcttcatacatttttatttttgtgactgTACTAAACATCCGTTCTGCCAGTGGGCGTcacaaagccttctccacctgtgcctcccaccTGACGGCCATCACCATCTTCCATGGGACCATTCTTTCCCTCTATTGTGTGCCCAACTCCAAAAACTCTCGGCAAACTGTCAAAGTGGCCTCTGTATTTTACACAGTGGTCAACCCCATGCTGAACCCTCtgatctacagcctgaggaataaAGACGTGAAGGATGCCTTCCGGGAATTAATAGACACAAAAGTCCCATTTCGGGGGACCCATCTCAAAAGATGTGTTTGA